GCGAAGCGGTGTGCGTATCGCCTGATCTCATCATAAATATACGGCTGTTTGCTTACTGAATGTGGACACTCATCGTCATAGTGAGCCATGTTTGTGTCTTGTGAGTGTGCGTTTGTTTTGCTACATAAATCTGGTATAGGCGCATGACAGGGAGGTTTCAGTTTGTGCTGAACAACGAAGTTCTTACACAAACCACTGAAGAAGAGAGTAAGGATGGGAGTGAGGGAGAAATGCAAAGAAAGAGATTTattgtgagtgtgagtgagggTTTGCTTGCCTGTTAAATTAGCTTGTGATGAACAGCGAGCACTGTGGCCACAAGTGGCAATCATGGGATAATGGTAAAAACTGAAACGTAGTGTAACCCCAGCACATGAAAAGAAGAGTCAATAAATCAGTGAAGTCGCTCAGTAATGTCAATTACACAATAGaatctttcttttctctatcGTTTAGGTTAGCCGCCATAACCTACTGATCATATCAGACCAAGTATGGCTGTGGTGGGAAAACCCCTCATGCATGTTGAGTGCttatgcatacagtatgtgtgtgatcAATTATCATAGCATTAATACTGGTTTCTGACTAGTGTCTGGATTTCTTGACATGATACAAGGATTTGCTGTCCATACTGAATCTATATACTGTTGTTTTATGGTAATATAATTTTAACAAAGCCTGTGTATGACAGTATAACAGCATTCCCATGATTTATACAAATGGAATAGCATTATTATATGTTGgttaaaatgatgtgtttattttttactatacAACACAGTAGTGCAGTTTAGCTTATAAAGAGAAAACcacaggaaaacattttagCTTTTCTGAAAGACCGATTAAAGAAACCCTCCATTGAAAGACTGATTAAATTATAGATGTGGAGCAAAATGCTTGCACAGAAAAAAGTAGATTGAAGGTCATACtgatatttaaacaaatatttgtcTCTTGATGATAGGTAGGGTTTTCTTGCTCTGATAaacaggtgtgtttgtttgtgtgtgtgaatgaatgatgCAGACTTAAGCACCATTCAAAAGCTGTACCCCACATTTCGCATGGCAGCCTCTCTACAGTCGTTCCCATAGTAACTCCACTAGGTCAACCAATGAAAAGAGGGGGCTGGGCAGGAAGGAGGATGGGAGAGTGTTTggggggaagaagaagaggggggcGGCGGCTGGGGGGGTGTTGATGGTGGTTGCTGACACAGTGTGTGGGAGACGTGATTAGAGTTGAACTGGTGCAGTCAAACATTTCCCAGTACtattatacatatacacacaaccCTATATGTTGATGTGCTCATGCAAATATACTGTAGACATAATCCCTCTTGTCTGAGTGAGCTGCAAACATCCTTTGATAAACCATCAACAGGAATATTTAAGAAAATCAGAAAAGCAGTGATAGCAGATTTAATTCTCTAAACACATCCATTTCTCATGTAAAGGTTTCACTCTGCACTGCTGGCTGTCACTTCTACAACATCCCGGGAGGCTCCCACCACCAcaactaccaccaccaccatttaTTGCTTCCCTGTGCTGTGCATTTGCTTCCCTCACTTTTCAATCTCTTGCATTTGATGTCACAGTTCCTCTCAGGGCAATGTTGTGTAATACTCCACTTGTCAATAATTAATCAACACACAAGCTTCTGACTCTGTGAATGGCTGTAACAGTTCAGTACTCCATATAGATGAAAGCATGTGTTTCACTATGATACTGAGTCATATTCAGGTAAATATGGTTTAGACTAGTCTGAGAGGACAACCATTTGGATTCTACATTTTTAAGGTCACGTGGCtgttaaaaaacacaccaaGCTCTGACtttgaaatgataaaatgacaGGAATCAAGATATGTAATTAAACTCCAAACCGAATGGGAGCCAGCAttgcaaaataaatatgaattgaATTATGAATCACAAGATGAGTAATGAGTGAAATTTCCTTTAAGAATCCGAAGTCAGAGGATGagttaatataaaacacagtaCAATGGCTTGAAATTATTGAAtttgtcataaaaatgtgtttgtctacTGGCCAAGGACAATTGTCATAGTACAACTGGTAGTTTTGTGGAAtaccattaataataataataataataataataataataataataataataataataataataataataataataataataataataataataatgtaacttGAATTGAAAACTCTTGTTTTGAACACTTGACCATAATTAGCCGATAAATATACTGATTTAACGACACGAACTTGACATCAACATCAGTGGATTCCCCCCTGCTTAGTGTGTTGTGTTGCCTCTCATTTACTGGAGCAACAATGTTGAAAAATACATTAGGAGGTTGGGCAGGCTGGGGGGATACACTGCATAAGTATGCGGTGTGTATTCTGAGCAGTGGGTGATAGAATAGACTTTCTGAAGCATTTTCTGCATGACTCAGGTTGTATTTCTCTGTACCTGTTAACAGAAAAGTTCCCTGCATTggagaagaaataaaaacagtaagaCAAGCTGTAGTTTTTGCTCTATTTACTAAAAATGGGTTACATTTCAGCACTGTTGGGTCTCACAGGCTGACCACGATTCAACACCCTTAGAAACAAAGTGAGTATTTAAGATAACCAATTTCATAGTCCTCGATTCTTTGCAACCAGAACTCTGCCCATGGACCTAGCTTTGAGCTACCATTGGTCACTGTGGCAGGTGACCCGTAACATCATCAGGCTCAAATACAGTAATCAGAGCTCcctctctccactctctctttttcttcccatTGCTGCTGCAGGAGCAGCTCAGTCACTCAGCTCTCTGCTCTGATGTGTGTCCAGctcacagcagacacacacacacaactcttttCTTTACGGCAGAAGATGCCCGAGACTCTGTAACCAAGTGATCTTGCACCAGCAGCTACTGCACAGGAGCCACGAAGCAGAGTTACCTTGCCACCAACTCTGTAAGGACTGAAAAAGGAGCGACACAGGAGTACTTAAGCTCTATTGCTGTGGTGCCGGTTTATTTGTCACTAATCTTCATGAACTAATAACAGTTACAACTGTGTGATCTCTCCCTCCCTAAAAGCTGCAACTATACTAATTAGAGGGTCAGGCACATGTTATTCAAGAACAGTCTGTACACGCCCACACAGCAGGCTACTCAGATATCATCTAATCAAGCAGGTAAATGAAatcacctgtgtgggtgtgctgTGCCTTTGGCAAATGTTTTTGATTATACATGTTGTCTGCTGCCAACCTCTGCTCTGTCAAAAACTCCAAAATCCTTTAACCTTAACTAGCTTTTTTGACTATAGTAAAGTTAATTATTGATCAGAGTTCCAAATTGATagctaaatacattttatggACTGAATAAATCAACTGGCTTTCTTTTTCCCTAATCCCTGGGTGGTGCtgacttattattaattattcctatttattttaataattaataattatgttTGATAATCATTAATTATTTCTGATAGCCAGACCTGTAACCAAGGCCCAACAGCATTCATGTAAATTAGTCTGTCTAAGAATATTAAACTGAaacttgaaatttaaaatctgattaaatCAAAAGAGGCCCTCTAGACATGAAATAAGACACCTAAAATGCcctgcttggaacaataatgtgccTCATATGGTAAGACACACATTATTCTtctataatattatttttattgttaccactttaaaatccttaaTATGGCATCCACCCCTTCTCCCTCATTATAGATCTCAGAGTTTATGAATATGcagatcatttttcatttcagaatttttcctgctggacacaagatgtctcctacttcactatGAAGTCCactctcagtgtatgtgcactggagacttcaagtttccatatcacacttacataaatttacatttaatacTGGACCAGGACCAAATGAGTTGATCAGCCCCTGAACTCTGATTTCCAATCCTACTGAcggaacaagaaaaaaacttaattttgagtggacagggactttaattaattaattttaagatCCACAATGTAAGAACTAAACTTCatcataaaaaattaaattcatcTTTAACATTTCACCCAATGATTTGCCTcagcaacaacaaataaaagacTTAGCTTCCCTTGATTATGAAGTAAGATGAACTTATTTTAGGCTCCTCTAGAAACCCattagacacattttatttaaaagtttatccttagtaaataagtaaatagcTTTCGAAGGTAATCTTTTAGTACTAAATTCACAGTTTTGTTACTATCTGTAGGATTTGTACCTCTTATTAACACTAACGACATTACACTGCTCAGACAGTTATCCTCATGCTTTATTCACATCTCTCTTCCGGACACATACAGCCATGCaactcatgacatcatcactaaTGCAATGTGAGTTGCCATATAGTACAATATCCTTCCACCACACCTCAACAGCAAAACACTGTCTGgggaaatatagaaaatatataaaaaataaataagaatggAAGATGTACATCTGCAAAGTAtaaatacacggtcgcccataaagttggaataattttgttttcagacacattcctctttttattttctatttatacacatcagtaatcacctttgaccaggtgcaatgagattgattgatacaattttgagaatatatacactttatctatcaagaatgaatcacattttcacaatcatttcatggaaagaggtaaaaaatattttattccaactttatgggcgaccgtgtacgttcaaaaagaaaaaagatgctTCAGCCAGTGCATCACTGCAAACAAAATGTTCCCTTTCCAAACCAAAGACtgtaaaaagtgaaaagaaaagtaaCTGAAAGTGTGTCTTTGTAACCTTTCCATACTTTTGAATCTCGTGTGAAAACCATAAGAAACGTGAGATGAGAAAATATTTCACATCATAGTTTGAGAATAATGATTGTTATTTTGGGATTGGACCAAAGACACTCTGCAATTCATATTCCAAATGTTTGCCTGTTCACTGGGACACACATATAAATGCAGGATTGCATAAGTAAACCTACACCAAGACCTACACCTGCCCCAGGacagttaaaagaaatgtgatCCAGAGCATTAGCAGAGATTTTAGGATCATAACTCACATAAAATCACCCACGGCAGAGAAGGAAGCATaccttcttcttttgtttgagCCATGAGACTGGAAAACCACTGAATGACCAATATGGCCTGCATACTCTGTACAATAGTCAACAACAGTCCAGAATCCACAGGTTTCATTCTCATTCAGCCTGGCGGAGCTTCAATATCCACAGTGACGAAAGTGTACAGTGGCTCCTTCACAATCTCCTTGACTGTGTATTTGAGGGAATTAAGTCCATCTTTATCCATGGTCCACCTGGTCTGCTGCAGTTTAAGAGCATTCTTTGGATTAGGATTATTGTGCTTGTCTCTtacatgttttatcattttgtacCTTCCAGTTGTCATGTCAGGCCTGGAAAGGGACATCCCATGGTAGATAATTCGTTTATAGACATCGTCATCTTCGCCACCCCAGCCCCAGTAACTGTTTGGAAAGCCATTAATCTTCAAGAATTGGCTCTTGGACAATGCTGCAACCCCTCCAAAGATGGTATTATATGGTAACCTATAGTTAAATTTGTCCACAGCAACAGACAAGTGTCTGGGATTGTCAAAACATCGATAAATGTTGCGATCATCAAGAGGAATCAAGTCAACGTCAGAGAAGACAAAGCACTTATAGTCATATTGCTTCAATGCCTCAGCATAGCCTACATTCATCAGTTTAGCCCGGTTGAACACTCCATCTCCATATTGGTTGATAACATAAATACCGTAGTCCAACTGCTGTCGTATCAATATAGGATGGACAAAATAAAGCCACTGCTTCAGGTGCTCATGTCGATTTCGAAATGGGATGATGACTGCCACCTAAGAAAAATaggcaaataataaaaatatctgaaataCAGTAATTATTTCATGTAAGCACACACTTTATCATCATCTGTACCTGTATATCATCTGTACCCTCTCTGTTTccacatgtaaaaataaaactacacatAAGCTATACTTAAACTATAAATCATGATGTAACCCCAACTGTGATGTGCATAAAACTGAAGCAAGGCACTTAATAAAAATACTATAAGTTATCAAAAAATATTTCCAAACCTGCTGTGCCTGTGCAACATGTtaaacttaaattgaagttgttacTGACTTAGTCATTTTATTTGCACacattataatattaaataGGTTAACTCAGGTTTTTATACTTCAAGTATTTTGTTAATATGGTAAATTGCATACCAAAATCATACCAAACACATGACATAACCACTACAAAATTATATTCATCCCTTATTAAGTGCAGTTATATATTAATTGTTTATTCTCTTCATTTATTTAGGTATCTATTTGTCACTCCATTATTTCACCTACCTTGTGTCGTGAGATACAGTCTGGTGGCTTATAACGTCCTCCCTTCTGTAGAGGAACATCAATCTTCTTTTTCACCTCATCCATTGTTCGTGTAAAATCATAATCCACTTTGAAAGGACCCACAAGATTTGGAGGTTTGTCAGGGCAAGGTACCAAAGGCTTGTTGGTAGGGTTTTGTCTGTGTATCAGCATTTGGTCAATCTTCATTTTCACCAGTTCTTGTATGCGTTCTTCTGCCATCAAGACAAGTGAGTGATTTCTTTCTGCTTCATGATACAAGTTAACAAAAAAAGTGTCATCTTTGCTGTaaagaaaaaacccaacaaaaaatgCCAGAGTCAATAAACCAGAAAGTGCCAGGATTTGAAAAAGTTCTTTCTGCATTTTTGCTGTCGTTGaagttgtagttgtagttgaAGTACTCTATGCTCAACAGCTCTCATCCAGTTCTGGTACCTGCATTTCTCTATGCAAATCATACAGGCATTGAAAGACAAAAGCAGCCAGACAGGTTTTTACTTTGTGTGAGCTGCTTCCTTGTTCCAAGTTGTTATATGCTTTATGACTCAGGGTGTCATCATTGGTCAAGTTGACAGTGTAAAAGTGTCTACAATATTATCAAATTATGGCCTTTAATTGGCCATGTATGAGTGATCAGTTTTTATACTGATGTTAATgtgtggaaaacaaaacaaaacagcaaaacaatgatttgtacaaagaaaaaaaaatacttaattgtttgttaaaatgtcaatgaaaaaatactgcatACCATTATAAATAATGGGGCAAGAATATACTTACTGGTATGTTGTCAAAGTGGGCCCTCTGCTGGTATGTGACTGGAGGTCCTGATTCTCTTAACATTTTCAACTTAACAGATCAGCAAGGTAACTACAACCTTTAAAGTCCTTTAAAGAAACAGATGCTGGCAACCCTGAAAAAACATCCTCAGCAAAATCTTTCAAATCTGGGATATAAACCAGGTGCTGAAACAAGGCCTTTAAAAAGGAGTGCTGCATGCAGGAAAGGAGTTGTCCCTTCGAAGTAAGTAAagcacacagttacacagtgcttcactaacacatacacacacacgcacgcatgcgtGAGACAGTGTaatttacactgtaaaatataacagaGAGTAAGAGACCAAACTGAAATCAAACACatgggaaaaaggaagggaggtcTGTAGAAAACATTGCAGATATGAATTGATTTTTAGGCATTGCTTAAAACAGTCCAAAGATTCAGTAGATCTAAAAGATTGTGGAAGATGATTCTACAGAGTTGGGGTAAAGACTGCAAATTTGCGGTCACCTTTTGTGTTCCGGTTAGTGCGGGTAATAAATAAAAGGCCAGGTTTTGAGGAGAATAGTGGCTGAGTAGTGGAATGAGGAATGAGGAGGTCATAAGTGTAGCTGGGGCAAAGTCATGGAATCCCTTATACATAATCAGCAGGATCTTGTAGTTGATTCTGAATTTTACAGGAAACCAATGTAGGGAAGCAAGAACACGGGTGGTTCTGGTTAGAAGTCTGGCTGCTGCATTTTGGAGCAGACTGACTGAGGAACATGTAGAGGGAGTTCCAGTAGTCAAGTCGGGAGAAAATTAACATGTGGATTAATCGTTTACGATCAGTAGTTGAATAtatatgtgttattttttttttacattatttcttaACTGAAGGAAACCGGACTGGACAAGCTTATTAACATGATGGTCAATTGCCATATACTGGTCAAAGATGATACCATACAAGATTCTTAGTAGTAGATTTCATGTTTTGGTGAAGTAGAACAATAACCTGATAGCTGCAGTGGAAAATGTATTAAGTGGAACAGGTTTTGTTAATGTTTCTGCCTGAAGCAAATGTCAACCTCAGGAATGTAATTGATAAGTTTAATAGATCCAGATGAACCATAGGAGGGAAACTGGTCCTACGTGAATGAAGACAAAGAGCAATGGTGTGACTTACACGGAACACACCCATTGTTACTGAAAATAGATGTTTCAGGTGTTCTTGGCAAAAATTATTTCATCAAAGGTAGGTTGGACAGAATAAGACAAACATTAGAAAATGTGAGTGAATTGGTAGTATAAAATGAACCATGAGAATCTGCCCATGCAGTTAAGTGATGGAGAAAATCAAAGTTCACACAGGGTAATAAATCAAAAGCCCTTATACAGATAAGTTTATAAAttttgaagaagaaatgcaCATTTTGGAGATGTGATGTAATCAAGTGACGTCTGAGAACAACGCCTTGATCTAGGAACGTCACAGCCCTTGATCACGACTGCCCCTTGATCATTACCGCCCCCTGATGATTTTAACTATGGCTTGTCTGAATGTAGACCCTCCTCCTGTTGTGACTCTTTGCAGTTAACATTGTCAACTGACCACCTAAGAACCACCTCCCTCTCATCAAGTTATCCCTCgatcctccttcctctttttgctGATCACTGCCTTGgtcttactgtataaaatgcctCCATTTCATTTGCTCTGAGTCAGTCCACTGTCTCAGACCCactctgtgtcagtgtgctCACCGATATCCCGGGGTATCAATAAACATCCAACACCACAGCAAACTTTGAATAAGGACTTGAGTGAATTTTCTTCAACAATTTCATATGCTGATTAGTAAGTTTCATAAATCAGCAACTGAAGGGGTGTAATATGACATGGAGGAGGTATTTCAGTGTCACCGTGAATGAAAGTTTCACCTTCCCCGTAGGCATCTAAGCCAGGTGAGCTAGCTTTTGCACACAATATTGAACTGGGGAATTTCTAAAAACACGTTTTCTTGTTTTGCACATGTGACATCAGCGCAGAAGCTTTCCACTGAAAACAAAGCAGACAGTGTTTAAGTCATGTGACAAATCCATAACAGACGAACAGAGATGAAATTCATTTCAAAGAGTGAGTCAACTGATAATCAAACATCCACAAATTAAGTGCAGCAGATTGTTAGAAACTGGTTGGACAGCAGGAAATGTAGAGGAAATGGTTGTCAGGTATCTTATTTTACTGGCTGTATGAAAGTATGTTAAGAAAGTCTGATGAAAAATATGGTCACACACATTAATGACAGACCAATAAGTTCAATTTCTTATGTTGAGTACACGTATGTATGTgccagagagagaaggacagatgtAACCTATTTTGCCCGCTTCTTCCATTGGAATTCCATCTGTTTGCACGCTCCCTAATCCTATGGTTAATTCCAGCTGGTTGGGTACATTTTGAACCCTCATAGCATGTGATTTGCGTTGTGATCACCTCCACAGAGGTTAAATACCTGGGTTACTCCACCAGTTAGTCAAACTAACCCAGACTAGTCTGACTTGCATGAACTGATGAAGCCTCTTGGGTAAGAGGTGAAACGTCTTCAAGTTATACTACTAGTCCGGTTGCTCTCGATTCAATTTCCCAGCGATATTCTGgtactgtttcatttttttcaaggtaagaaattaaaataatttatccAAAACCTATCAGCAGCTGACCAGAAGAATGCTATATAGCTCTGGTTTGTGTTCAGTGGCTAACCACCCATGAATGCTAAAGGCTACAAGGCTACCACCACACCCATACTACACTATATTACATGATTCATTTAAAGCAAATGTTGAGCAGGTTGATGTTGGACCTCACCAACAGTGACCTCTAGTGGGATGTCGGTCATTTTACAGTAATAGGAAAACTGGGTTTAGGTTGCAGAGGTTGCAGAGTCAACAACAGCTTCTTACAACAAAGTAAATGGGTTTAAGAgactgtgtgtctctctctctagaAAACAcgcatttttttgtatatttaactgtaaattaCATCAACTCTAATAACAAAGCACAAGCCTCTAAGTGTTGGAAATCCTTGCTAGTGTCCTTAGAAGCTGAACTGCTCCTTACTACACATCTCATGAACCAAGGCGGTTTAAGTGTGGATTGGATTTTTCAACCATCTGTCATTTCAATGCAAGTGTTGCCCTAGttgacatgaaaaacactagttatttaaattataattggTGCTTTGGGTAGGCTTTGCTCAGAAAAAGTACTTCTTAGAAGATGTTTGTGTCCATTTTAGCAAGAGTTGCTTGTGTGGTGGAAAGAGATCTGAAACTATGGCAGTTTGGTGTCATCTGTGTGAGGTCATTTCTTCTATGCCAGACTGTGTTTTATGACTGAGTAAATTTACGCTTAACtaactaaaattaaaaagaaaaacaaatgcagtttcagtttcagctcTGTTTGACCATACTGCAAATAAGGTGTTGCATTTTGTCCTCACCACCGAGAAGACCAAACTTGTTTACCCTTGCTAGTCTTATCAATCCAAAATGTTGCATCCTTCCAAAATTAAGGTTAATTGAGACTAAGTGCAGCCTACAATGCATATAAATGCTTGTGTACAGATTATGTCCAATAGCTGATTAAATTTATGCCATTACTTTAAGTAGTGTCACTAACATTGTGGGAAGAGGACGGTTTTAACAAGACTATACCGCCATGCTACAGCAGCCCTTTGCTTTGagataaatgctaatgtca
Above is a window of Scomber scombrus chromosome 20, fScoSco1.1, whole genome shotgun sequence DNA encoding:
- the LOC134002325 gene encoding beta-1,4-galactosyltransferase 1-like encodes the protein MQKELFQILALSGLLTLAFFVGFFLYSKDDTFFVNLYHEAERNHSLVLMAEERIQELVKMKIDQMLIHRQNPTNKPLVPCPDKPPNLVGPFKVDYDFTRTMDEVKKKIDVPLQKGGRYKPPDCISRHKVAVIIPFRNRHEHLKQWLYFVHPILIRQQLDYGIYVINQYGDGVFNRAKLMNVGYAEALKQYDYKCFVFSDVDLIPLDDRNIYRCFDNPRHLSVAVDKFNYRLPYNTIFGGVAALSKSQFLKINGFPNSYWGWGGEDDDVYKRIIYHGMSLSRPDMTTGRYKMIKHVRDKHNNPNPKNALKLQQTRWTMDKDGLNSLKYTVKEIVKEPLYTFVTVDIEAPPG